From Pseudarthrobacter equi, a single genomic window includes:
- a CDS encoding amino acid permease: protein MSTRDMSQSIMRRKPIDDIEEENKHSGLFKSLGLWQLTAIGVGGIIGVGIFSLAGLVAAGSEGNPGVGPAVLISFLIAGLASAAAALSYAEFAGMIPRAGSAYTYGYVALGEVIGWFIGWDLLLEYIAIVAVVAIGISGYLDAFLSGIGIHLPTWMTSTADEGKGGIVNIPAILVCLLVTWILSRGTKAFGRFELVAVAIKVILILFIIGLGVFYIDTNNYNPFMPSGFGPVLAGSATVFFAVFGYDAMSTAAEEAKDGKKHMPKAIILSLIVAMLLYVAATLVLTGMQNYKDIDPKAGFASAFSSVGLPVIATIISVFAVLSILTVMLTFLLGVTRVWFSMSRDGLLPGWFAKTDRNGTPQRVTWIAGIASAFLAGVFPIKEVADLTNIGILAAFVVVCLSVIIFRYKRPDAPRTFRLPLMPLVPAFGVLASAFLMLQLHWETWLRFVVWLVIGLVIYFAYGRKNSLMNPNSPRHQEIEEMHRPLA from the coding sequence ATGAGCACTAGAGATATGAGCCAGTCCATCATGCGGCGGAAGCCCATTGATGACATTGAAGAGGAGAACAAGCACAGCGGCCTCTTTAAATCGCTGGGCCTGTGGCAGCTCACTGCCATCGGCGTCGGCGGCATCATCGGCGTCGGCATCTTCTCCCTCGCGGGGCTGGTGGCCGCAGGAAGCGAAGGCAACCCGGGAGTGGGGCCCGCGGTGCTGATCTCCTTCCTTATTGCGGGCCTGGCTTCCGCTGCGGCGGCCCTGTCCTACGCGGAATTCGCAGGCATGATTCCCCGTGCCGGTTCTGCCTACACCTACGGCTACGTGGCACTCGGCGAGGTGATCGGCTGGTTCATCGGCTGGGACCTCCTGCTGGAGTACATCGCCATTGTGGCCGTGGTGGCCATCGGCATCTCCGGCTACCTTGACGCGTTCCTTTCCGGTATTGGCATCCATTTGCCCACCTGGATGACGTCCACGGCGGATGAGGGCAAGGGCGGCATCGTCAACATTCCCGCCATCTTGGTCTGCCTCCTGGTCACCTGGATCCTGTCCCGCGGCACCAAGGCGTTCGGCCGCTTCGAGCTCGTGGCAGTGGCCATCAAGGTCATCCTCATCCTCTTCATCATCGGCCTGGGCGTCTTCTATATCGACACCAACAACTACAACCCGTTCATGCCCTCCGGCTTCGGGCCCGTGCTGGCCGGCAGCGCCACCGTGTTCTTCGCGGTCTTCGGCTATGACGCCATGAGCACTGCGGCGGAGGAAGCCAAGGACGGCAAGAAGCACATGCCCAAGGCCATCATCCTCTCGCTCATCGTCGCCATGCTGCTCTACGTGGCGGCCACCCTGGTACTCACCGGCATGCAGAACTACAAGGACATCGACCCCAAGGCCGGCTTCGCGTCCGCCTTCAGCTCGGTGGGCTTGCCCGTGATCGCCACCATCATTTCTGTCTTCGCGGTGCTGTCCATCCTCACCGTGATGCTGACGTTCCTGCTGGGCGTCACCCGCGTGTGGTTCTCGATGAGCCGCGACGGGCTGCTCCCGGGCTGGTTCGCCAAGACTGACCGCAACGGCACTCCTCAGCGCGTCACCTGGATCGCCGGCATCGCCTCGGCCTTCCTGGCCGGCGTGTTCCCCATCAAGGAGGTCGCCGACCTGACCAACATCGGCATCCTGGCCGCGTTCGTCGTCGTCTGCCTGTCCGTCATCATCTTCCGCTACAAGCGTCCGGACGCGCCGCGCACCTTCCGGCTGCCGCTGATGCCCCTGGTGCCGGCCTTCGGTGTCCTTGCCTCGGCCTTCCTGATGCTGCAGCTGCACTGGGAAACCTGGCTGCGGTTCGTTGTGTGGCTGGTCATCGGCCTGGTGATCTACTTCGCCTACGGCCGCAAGAATTCGCTGATGAACCCCAACAGCCCGCGGCACCAGGAAATTGAGGAAATGCACCGCCCCCTCGCCTGA